The genomic interval TCCGCCCAGCGCTCGCGCAAACTCATGCCGGCCGCGCGTGCCATGTCGTCGAGCTCGGCGGTCCCGACGTAGCGGTGGGCGGACGCGTACGTGTGGACTTCGCCGTCGAGGATCCACGTGTGGTGTGAAACCGCGATCTGCTTGCCGACGTCGTACACCTCGACGCCTCGGTGCTGGCCGGTGTCCGCGAAGAGCCGGGGCGACTCGGCCGGGACGGGAACGTAGTTCTCGATCACGAAACGACCGCCCGCTCCGAGGTGCCCGGCGGCGTTGCGGAAGGCCTGTGCCTGCTCCTCGCGCGTCGTCAGGTTCGTGATGGTGTTGCGCAGCAGGTAGACGAGCGAGAACGAGCCGTCGACGGTGGTGGTCGCGAAGTCGCCGAGCGAAACGGTGACCGCGTCACTGCCCGGTTGCGCCCGCAGCTCCCTGATCATCGCCGCCGACAGTTCGATGCCGTACACCGGGATCCTGCGCCGGCTCAGTGGAATGGCGATGCGCCCGGTGCCGACGCCGAACTCCAGCGCCGCGCCGCCTCCCGCCAGCCCGGCGAGGAAGTCGGTCGTCGCCTCGACCAGCGACGGCTCGAACAGCTCAGGCCACAACCGGGCGTAATGCGCGGCTGTCCACCCGTCGAACCGGCTCTCCGCCATGCCACCAATGTAGGCCCGCCCCACCGATCGGCACGGCCGTGCCGGCAAGGCCTGTCGTCACTTGTTGGTCAGGCTGAAGTGCATGTAGTCCTTCAGGCTGGTCCAGCGGCCGCCCCAATGGAAGTCGTTCCACATGAAGGCTCGGGCCGCGCCCTCCGGGTGGACCATTCCTATCAGGTAGCGGTCGCGCTGCAGATAGAACTGGCTGCCCGCCGGGGCGATGGAGCGGCCCCGGATCATCGGGTTCTGGAACGGGTTGATGTCGATGGCGGTGCCGGAGGCGTGTTCTGACCAGACCGAGGTGCCGCCGACGGCTCGGCAGTTGTAGCCGGCCGTCACCGTGGCCATGTTCTTCTCGGTGGGGTTGTTGATGCTCATAGGGGCCATTCC from Paractinoplanes brasiliensis carries:
- a CDS encoding class I SAM-dependent methyltransferase; translation: MAESRFDGWTAAHYARLWPELFEPSLVEATTDFLAGLAGGGAALEFGVGTGRIAIPLSRRRIPVYGIELSAAMIRELRAQPGSDAVTVSLGDFATTTVDGSFSLVYLLRNTITNLTTREEQAQAFRNAAGHLGAGGRFVIENYVPVPAESPRLFADTGQHRGVEVYDVGKQIAVSHHTWILDGEVHTYASAHRYVGTAELDDMARAAGMSLRERWADWQRGPFTDTSPAHISVWQARVDLSRPGTAEND